In a genomic window of Sardina pilchardus chromosome 20, fSarPil1.1, whole genome shotgun sequence:
- the LOC134067821 gene encoding syndecan-3-like: MRIHLISIGLLVFYISSLVSALSSSTDVPPEDLDTSGDDAEFSGSGSGSGEDAFANDNKGALTNVTAKPWITDAPLSTAQQTTEKIPIVINETHVSASLSPITTSMPPMESLPHHTTNIPIHDIVGALQTTTPSAEKVDITAAPVAEEVTTQSIVDNTNNFVEEVTTEIDLSLYTTEESTTALVSGTEEEGTFVTTTVQQPIIFDETEEEVEGKTAETTTAAATTTTTTTTVAVIVDDEEEGTSVPEIFDETNEMPSLASTTTSSAPIKDTEMPSLASSTTSSAPIGNNDDDFVVDNIVPDIVPDIVPEVRMGVDRPMINEELTKDGGRSSESSSEHQTLLERKEVLAGVICGGVVGLALAVMLVSIMAYRMKKKDEGSYALDDHKPFNGDYQIVKKQEEFLA, from the exons ATGAGGATTCACTTgataagcataggcctacttgttttcTACATCAGCTCGTTGGTTTCTGCTCTCTCG TCCTCTACCGACGTCCCACCAGAGGATCTAGACACATCTGGAGATGACGCAGAATTCTCGGGTTCAGGGTCTGGCTCAGGAGAAGATG CTTTTGCTAATGACAACAAAGGCGCACTCACCAATGTCACGGCAAAACCCTGGATAACAGATGCACCACTCAGCACTGCTCAGCAAACAACTGAAAAGATTCCCATTGTTATCAACGAGACCCACGTATCTGCCTCGTTATCCCCAATCACTACGAGTATGCCTCCCATGGAGTCACTTCCCCATCACACCACTAATATTCCCATTCATGACATTGTCGGAGCATTGCAGACAACTACCCCGTCTGCTGAGAAGGTAGACATTACTGCTGCTCCAGTCGCAGAAGAGGTCACGACCCAGTCTATTGTAGATAACACGAACAATTTTGTTGAAGAGGTTACTACAGAAATTGATTTATCTCTGTACACGACTGAAGAATCTACCACTGCCTTGGTGTCTGGCACTGAGGAAGAAGGCACATTTGTCACCACTACTGTGCAACAGCCCATTATATTTGATGAGAcggaagaggaggtggaaggcaaaacagcagaaacaacaacagcagcagcaacaacaacaacaacaacaacaacagtagcaGTGATTGtggatgatgaagaagaagggaCATCGGTTCCAGAGATTTTTGATGAAACCAATGAGATGCCCTCGCTAGCTTCCACCACAACCTCTTCAGCTCCCATCAAAGACACTGAGATGCCCTCGCTAGCCTCCAGCACAACCTCTTCAGCTCCCATCGGAAACAATGATGATGATTTTGTTGTGGACAACATAGTCCCAGACATAGTCCCAGACATAGTCCCAGAAGTCAGGATGGGAGTTGACAGGCCAATGATT AATGAAGAGTTGACCAAGGATGGCGGGCGTTCATCTGAGAGTTCATCAGAACACCAGACCCTTCTGGAGAGGAAAGAAGTTTTGGCAG GCGTCATTTGCGGAGGGGTTGTTGGTCTGGCGCTAGCAGTCATGCTGGTCTCAATCATGGCCTATCGGATGAAGAAGAAAGACGAGGGAAGCTACGCACTGGACGACCACAAGCCCTTTAATGGAGATTACCAGATTGTGAAGAAGCAGGAGGAATTCCTGGCATGA
- the LOC134067793 gene encoding rho-related GTP-binding protein RhoB, whose product MAAIRKKLVVVGDGACGKTCLLIVFSKDEFPEVYVPTVFENYVADIEVDSKQVELALWDTAGQEDYDRLRPLSYPDTDVILMCFSVDSPDSLENIPEKWVPEVKHFCPNVPIILVANKKDMRNDENVRNELARMKQEPVKTEDGRAMAVRIGAYDYLECSAKTKEGVRDVFETATRAALQKRLPSKPCVECCKLI is encoded by the coding sequence ATGGCTGCTATTCGGAAAAAGCTCGTGGTGGTCGGGGATGGCGCCTGTGGAAAGACTTGTCTCCTCATCGTATTCAGTAAAGATGAATTTCCTGAGGTGTATGTGCCAACCGTTTTCGAAAACTACGTCGCGGATATTGAGGTAGACAGCAAGCAAGTAGAATTGGCTTTGTGGGACACAGCTGGACAGGAAGACTATGACCGCCTTCGCCCCCTATCCTACCCGGACACTGATGTAATACTAATGTGCTTCTCAGTGGACAGCCCAGATTCGTTGGAAAACATCCCAGAAAAATGGGTACCGGAGGTGAAGCACTTCTGTCCTAACGTTCCGATCATTTTAGTGGCGAACAAAAAGGACATGCGAAATGACGAGAACGTCAGGAACGAGCTAGCACGGATGAAACAGGAACCAGTGAAGACCGAGGACGGGAGGGCCATGGCGGTGCGCATCGGAGCGTACGATTACTTGGAGTGTTCGGCCAAAACGAAGGAAGGAGTACGGGACGTTTTCGAGACCGCAACTCGCGCTGCTCTGCAGAAAAGGCTACCTTCCAAGCCTTGTGTGGAATGCTGCAAGTTAATATGA